AATGGCGGATGAGTTCTTTAACTCATTGCTCATCATTCATCCTTTCAGAAAGGGGAGAGTTTCAGCCTGACCAGGCTGGCTCGCAAGCGACCCGATTATGGCAAAGAAGATTACTGCGTACATCAAGCTGCAAGTCCCGGCGGGGAAAGCGAACCCCGCTCCTCCAATCGGCCCGGCGCTCGGCCAGCACGGCGTCAATATCATGGAGTTCTGCAAGGCGTTCAACGCCAAGACCGCCAACGTCGGTGATATGAAAATCCCCGTCGTCATCACGGTCTACGCGGATCGCTCCTTCACCTTTATCACCAAGACGCCGCCGGCCACCGACTTGATCAAGAAGGCGGTCGGCATCGAGAAAGGCTCGGCGCGGCCCAACCGCGATAAGATCGGGCGCATCTCGCGCAAGCAGATCGAAGAGATTGCGCGCACCAAGATGCCCGACCTCAACACCACGTCGCTCGAATCGGCCATGCGAACCATCGAAGGGTCGGCGCGCAACATGGGGCTGGAAATCGTAGACTAACCGTCCACGCCGCCCACTGGCGACATGCGCTTCTGCCCGAAGACGCTGAAACCGGCTCCCGTGGCCTGTTTCGCGGCAGGTGGTCGCGCCAGTCTCAGGAGCCGCGCGGACGCCTTGAGGGAGTGGCCGCCGCCCGTTTGTGGCCGGCCACGCTAACTACCTGGAGAGGAATTATGGCAGGAAAAAAATACAGAGCGGCGGTTGAGCAGATCGAGAGCA
This DNA window, taken from Blastocatellia bacterium, encodes the following:
- the rplK gene encoding 50S ribosomal protein L11, translated to MAKKITAYIKLQVPAGKANPAPPIGPALGQHGVNIMEFCKAFNAKTANVGDMKIPVVITVYADRSFTFITKTPPATDLIKKAVGIEKGSARPNRDKIGRISRKQIEEIARTKMPDLNTTSLESAMRTIEGSARNMGLEIVD